Proteins encoded in a region of the Raphanus sativus cultivar WK10039 chromosome 8, ASM80110v3, whole genome shotgun sequence genome:
- the LOC108820941 gene encoding integrin-linked protein kinase 1-like encodes MEKGFLKPSFSIGKLSSLAPEKILEPSVHSEEEVLEDGEEIDGGVRLMYLSNEGDIEGIKELLDSGIDANYRDIDDRTALHVAACQGLKDVVELLLDREAEVDPKDRWGSTPLADAIFYKNIDVIKILEIHGAKHPMAPMHVETANEVPEYEINPDELDFTQSKEISNGTYCMAMWRGIQVAVKKLDDEVLSDEEQVRKFHDELALLQRLRHPNIVQFLGAVTQSNPMMIVTEYLRRGDLRELLNRKGHLKPATAVRYALDIARGMSYLHEIKGDPIIHRDLEPSNILRDDTGHLKVADFAVSKLVTVKEDKPLTFLDTSCRYIAPEVFTSEEYDTKADVFSFALIVQEMIEGRIPFAEKEDSEASEAYACKERPSFKAPSKHYPHGLKSLIEECWSDKPAKRPTFRAIIKRLESILHHMGHKRQWRMKPLTCFQKFEHKKKHNSDVSSPDGSSSGSHL; translated from the exons ATGGAAAAGGGATTCCTAAAGCCGTCGTTTTCGATCGGAAAGCTATCTTCTCTGGCGCCGGAGAAGATTCTGGAGCCGTCTGTTCACTCGGAAGAAGAGGTTTTAGAGGATGGAGAAGAGATCGACGGTGGAGTGAGACTTATGTATCTGTCCAATGAAGGTGACATTGAAGGGATCAAGGAGCTTCTTGATTCAGGGATCGATGCTAACTACAGAGACATTGATGATCGTACTGCTCTCCACGTGGCGGCTTGTCAGGGACTCAAAGATGTCGTCGAGCTACTTCTTGATCGGGAAGCTGAAGTTGATCCTAAAGATCGATGGGGAAGCACG CCTCTTGCAGATGCGATATTCTACAAGAACATTGATGTAATCAAGATTCTTGAGATTCATGGAGCTAAACATCCG ATGGCTCCAATGCACGTGGAAACTGCTAATGAAGTCCCTGAATATGAAATCAATCCTGATGAACTTGATTTCACTCAAAGCAAAGAGATATCAAAC GGAACTTATTGTATGGCAATGTGGCGTGGCATTCAAGTTGCGGTGAAAAAGCTGGATGATGAAGTTTTAAGCGATGAGGAACAAGT GAGGAAATTTCACGATGAGCTTGCATTGCTCCAAAGGCTTAGGCATCCAAACATTGTTCAGTTTCTTGGTGCTGTAACTCAAAGTAATCCAATGATGATTGTTACTGAATATTTACGTAGG GGGGATTTGCGTGAATTGCTCAACAGAAAAGGGCATTTAAAACCAGCTACTGCCGTTAGATATGCCCTTGATATTGCAAG GGGAATGAGTTATCTTCATGAGATCAAAGGAGACCCTATAATCCACAGAGATCTTGAACCTTC AAACATATTGCGGGATGATACAGGGCATCTGAAAGTTGCAGACTTTGCAGTAAGCAAGCTTGTTACTGTTAAAGAAGACAAGCCTTTGACATTTCTAGACACTTCTT GTCGATATATTGCTCCCGAGGTTTTCACCAGCGAAGAATACGACACCAAAGCTGATGTTTTCTCCTTTGCATTGATCGTTCAAGAG ATGATCGAAGGAAGAATACCCTTTGCGGAAAAGGAAGACAGTGAAGCTTCAGAAGCTTATGCATGCAAAGAGCGTCCATCTTTCAAAGCTCCATCCAAGCATTACCCTCATGGACTTAAATC ATTGATAGAAGAATGCTGGTCAGATAAACCGGCCAAGCGACCGACTTTTAGAGCGATCATTAAACGGCTTGAGTCCATTCTTCACCATATGGGTCACAAGCGACAATGGAGG aTGAAGCCATTGACATGCTTTCAGAAGTTCGAGCACAAGAAGAAACATAATTCGGATGTTAGCAGCCCTGATGGCTCATCATCGGGTTCACATTTGTGA
- the LOC108821703 gene encoding floral homeotic protein AGAMOUS isoform X4 has protein sequence MYIPISSRAQPYLPLSATSPNLILTTKSFPKKNNPFLFVHLPISPTAANMSYQMELGGDSSPQRKTAGRGKIEIKRIENTTNRQVTFCKRRNGLLKKAYELSVLCDAEVALIVFSSRGRLYEYSNNSVKGTIERYKKAISDNSNTGSVAEINAQYYQQESAKLRQKIISIQNSNRKLMGETIGSMSPKELKNLEGRLDKSVNRIRSKKNELLFAEIDYMQKKEVDLHNDNQLLRAKIAENERNNPSILPSMNLMPGGSNYEQIMRPPQTHSQPFDSRNYFQVAALQPNNQHYSSAGRQDQTALQLV, from the exons ATGTATATACCCATCTCTTCACGAGCACAACCATACCTTCCACTTTCTGCAACTTCTCCAAATCTCATACTAACCACAAAATCATTTCCCAAGAAAAATAACCCTTTCCTCTTTGTTCATCTCCCCATCTCCCCAACAG CAGCAAACATGTCCTACCAAATGGAGCTAGGAGGAGATTCCTCTCCACAGAGGAAAACTGCAGGGAGAGGAAAGATCGAAATAAAACGGATCGAAAACACAACGAACCGTCAAGTCACTTTCTGCAAACGTAGAAATGGTTTGCTCAAGAAAGCTTACGAACTCTCTGTTCTTTGTGATGCTGAAGTCGCACTCATCGTCTTCTCTAGCCGTGGCCGTCTCTATGAGTACTCAAACAACAG TGTCAAAGGGACAATTGAGAGGTACAAGAAGGCTATATCGGATAATTCTAACACTGGATCGGTGGCAGAAATTAATGCACAG TACTATCAACAAGAATCGGCCAAGTTGCGTCAAAAGATTATCAGCATACAAAACTCGAACAG GAAATTAATGGGTGAGACGATAGGGTCAATGTCTCCCAAGGAACTTAAAAATTTGGAAGGCAGATTAGACAAAAGTGTCAACCGAATACGATCCAAAAAG AATGAACTCTTATTCGCCGAAATTGACTACATGCAGAAGAAA GAAGTTGATTTGCATAACGATAACCAGCTTCTTCGTGCAAAG ATAGCTGAAAATGAGAGGAACAATCCAAGTATCCTGCCAAGTATGAATCTGATGCCAGGAGGATCTAACTACGAGCAGATTATGCGACCACCTCAAACGCACTCTCAGCCGTTTGATTCACGGAACTATTTCCAAGTCGCGGCATTGCAACCTAACAATCAACATTACTCATCCGCTGGTCGCCAAGACCAAACAGCTCTTCAGTTAGTGTAA
- the LOC108821703 gene encoding floral homeotic protein AGAMOUS isoform X3: MYIPISSRAQPYLPLSATSPNLILTTKSFPKKNNPFLFVHLPISPTAANMSYQMELGGDSSPQRKTAGRGKIEIKRIENTTNRQVTFCKRRNGLLKKAYELSVLCDAEVALIVFSSRGRLYEYSNNSVKGTIERYKKAISDNSNTGSVAEINAQYYQQESAKLRQKIISIQNSNRKLMGETIGSMSPKELKNLEGRLDKSVNRIRSKKNELLFAEIDYMQKKEVDLHNDNQLLRAKIAENERNNPSILPSMNLMPGGSNYEQIMRPPQTHSQPFDSRNYFQVAALQPNNQHYSSAGRQDQTALQLV; the protein is encoded by the exons ATGTATATACCCATCTCTTCACGAGCACAACCATACCTTCCACTTTCTGCAACTTCTCCAAATCTCATACTAACCACAAAATCATTTCCCAAGAAAAATAACCCTTTCCTCTTTGTTCATCTCCCCATCTCCCCAACAG CAGCAAACATGTCCTACCAAATGGAGCTAGGAGGAGATTCCTCTCCACAGAGGAAAACTGCAGGGAGAGGAAAGATCGAAATAAAACGGATCGAAAACACAACGAACCGTCAAGTCACTTTCTGCAAACGTAGAAATGGTTTGCTCAAGAAAGCTTACGAACTCTCTGTTCTTTGTGATGCTGAAGTCGCACTCATCGTCTTCTCTAGCCGTGGCCGTCTCTATGAGTACTCAAACAACAG TGTCAAAGGGACAATTGAGAGGTACAAGAAGGCTATATCGGATAATTCTAACACTGGATCGGTGGCAGAAATTAATGCACAG TACTATCAACAAGAATCGGCCAAGTTGCGTCAAAAGATTATCAGCATACAAAACTCGAACAG GAAATTAATGGGTGAGACGATAGGGTCAATGTCTCCCAAGGAACTTAAAAATTTGGAAGGCAGATTAGACAAAAGTGTCAACCGAATACGATCCAAAAAG AATGAACTCTTATTCGCCGAAATTGACTACATGCAGAAGAAA GAAGTTGATTTGCATAACGATAACCAGCTTCTTCGTGCAAAG ATAGCTGAAAATGAGAGGAACAATCCAAGTATCCTGCCAAGTATGAATCTGATGCCAGGAGGATCTAACTACGAGCAGATTATGCGACCACCTCAAACGCACTCTCAGCCGTTTGATTCACGGAACTATTTCCAAGTCGCGGCATTGCAACCTAACAATCAACATTACTCATCCGCTGGTCGCCAAGACCAAACAGCTCTTCAGTTAGT GTAA
- the LOC108821703 gene encoding floral homeotic protein AGAMOUS isoform X5, giving the protein MYIPISSRAQPYLPLSATSPNLILTTKSFPKKNNPFLFVHLPISPTANMSYQMELGGDSSPQRKTAGRGKIEIKRIENTTNRQVTFCKRRNGLLKKAYELSVLCDAEVALIVFSSRGRLYEYSNNSVKGTIERYKKAISDNSNTGSVAEINAQYYQQESAKLRQKIISIQNSNRKLMGETIGSMSPKELKNLEGRLDKSVNRIRSKKNELLFAEIDYMQKKEVDLHNDNQLLRAKIAENERNNPSILPSMNLMPGGSNYEQIMRPPQTHSQPFDSRNYFQVAALQPNNQHYSSAGRQDQTALQLV; this is encoded by the exons ATGTATATACCCATCTCTTCACGAGCACAACCATACCTTCCACTTTCTGCAACTTCTCCAAATCTCATACTAACCACAAAATCATTTCCCAAGAAAAATAACCCTTTCCTCTTTGTTCATCTCCCCATCTCCCCAACAG CAAACATGTCCTACCAAATGGAGCTAGGAGGAGATTCCTCTCCACAGAGGAAAACTGCAGGGAGAGGAAAGATCGAAATAAAACGGATCGAAAACACAACGAACCGTCAAGTCACTTTCTGCAAACGTAGAAATGGTTTGCTCAAGAAAGCTTACGAACTCTCTGTTCTTTGTGATGCTGAAGTCGCACTCATCGTCTTCTCTAGCCGTGGCCGTCTCTATGAGTACTCAAACAACAG TGTCAAAGGGACAATTGAGAGGTACAAGAAGGCTATATCGGATAATTCTAACACTGGATCGGTGGCAGAAATTAATGCACAG TACTATCAACAAGAATCGGCCAAGTTGCGTCAAAAGATTATCAGCATACAAAACTCGAACAG GAAATTAATGGGTGAGACGATAGGGTCAATGTCTCCCAAGGAACTTAAAAATTTGGAAGGCAGATTAGACAAAAGTGTCAACCGAATACGATCCAAAAAG AATGAACTCTTATTCGCCGAAATTGACTACATGCAGAAGAAA GAAGTTGATTTGCATAACGATAACCAGCTTCTTCGTGCAAAG ATAGCTGAAAATGAGAGGAACAATCCAAGTATCCTGCCAAGTATGAATCTGATGCCAGGAGGATCTAACTACGAGCAGATTATGCGACCACCTCAAACGCACTCTCAGCCGTTTGATTCACGGAACTATTTCCAAGTCGCGGCATTGCAACCTAACAATCAACATTACTCATCCGCTGGTCGCCAAGACCAAACAGCTCTTCAGTTAGT GTAA
- the LOC108821703 gene encoding floral homeotic protein AGAMOUS isoform X1, with amino-acid sequence MYIPISSRAQPYLPLSATSPNLILTTKSFPKKNNPFLFVHLPISPTAANMSYQMELGGDSSPQRKTAGRGKIEIKRIENTTNRQVTFCKRRNGLLKKAYELSVLCDAEVALIVFSSRGRLYEYSNNSVKGTIERYKKAISDNSNTGSVAEINAQYYQQESAKLRQKIISIQNSNRKLMGETIGSMSPKELKNLEGRLDKSVNRIRSKKNELLFAEIDYMQKKFEQEVDLHNDNQLLRAKIAENERNNPSILPSMNLMPGGSNYEQIMRPPQTHSQPFDSRNYFQVAALQPNNQHYSSAGRQDQTALQLV; translated from the exons ATGTATATACCCATCTCTTCACGAGCACAACCATACCTTCCACTTTCTGCAACTTCTCCAAATCTCATACTAACCACAAAATCATTTCCCAAGAAAAATAACCCTTTCCTCTTTGTTCATCTCCCCATCTCCCCAACAG CAGCAAACATGTCCTACCAAATGGAGCTAGGAGGAGATTCCTCTCCACAGAGGAAAACTGCAGGGAGAGGAAAGATCGAAATAAAACGGATCGAAAACACAACGAACCGTCAAGTCACTTTCTGCAAACGTAGAAATGGTTTGCTCAAGAAAGCTTACGAACTCTCTGTTCTTTGTGATGCTGAAGTCGCACTCATCGTCTTCTCTAGCCGTGGCCGTCTCTATGAGTACTCAAACAACAG TGTCAAAGGGACAATTGAGAGGTACAAGAAGGCTATATCGGATAATTCTAACACTGGATCGGTGGCAGAAATTAATGCACAG TACTATCAACAAGAATCGGCCAAGTTGCGTCAAAAGATTATCAGCATACAAAACTCGAACAG GAAATTAATGGGTGAGACGATAGGGTCAATGTCTCCCAAGGAACTTAAAAATTTGGAAGGCAGATTAGACAAAAGTGTCAACCGAATACGATCCAAAAAG AATGAACTCTTATTCGCCGAAATTGACTACATGCAGAAGAAA TTTGAGCAGGAAGTTGATTTGCATAACGATAACCAGCTTCTTCGTGCAAAG ATAGCTGAAAATGAGAGGAACAATCCAAGTATCCTGCCAAGTATGAATCTGATGCCAGGAGGATCTAACTACGAGCAGATTATGCGACCACCTCAAACGCACTCTCAGCCGTTTGATTCACGGAACTATTTCCAAGTCGCGGCATTGCAACCTAACAATCAACATTACTCATCCGCTGGTCGCCAAGACCAAACAGCTCTTCAGTTAGT GTAA
- the LOC108821703 gene encoding floral homeotic protein AGAMOUS isoform X2 yields MYIPISSRAQPYLPLSATSPNLILTTKSFPKKNNPFLFVHLPISPTANMSYQMELGGDSSPQRKTAGRGKIEIKRIENTTNRQVTFCKRRNGLLKKAYELSVLCDAEVALIVFSSRGRLYEYSNNSVKGTIERYKKAISDNSNTGSVAEINAQYYQQESAKLRQKIISIQNSNRKLMGETIGSMSPKELKNLEGRLDKSVNRIRSKKNELLFAEIDYMQKKFEQEVDLHNDNQLLRAKIAENERNNPSILPSMNLMPGGSNYEQIMRPPQTHSQPFDSRNYFQVAALQPNNQHYSSAGRQDQTALQLV; encoded by the exons ATGTATATACCCATCTCTTCACGAGCACAACCATACCTTCCACTTTCTGCAACTTCTCCAAATCTCATACTAACCACAAAATCATTTCCCAAGAAAAATAACCCTTTCCTCTTTGTTCATCTCCCCATCTCCCCAACAG CAAACATGTCCTACCAAATGGAGCTAGGAGGAGATTCCTCTCCACAGAGGAAAACTGCAGGGAGAGGAAAGATCGAAATAAAACGGATCGAAAACACAACGAACCGTCAAGTCACTTTCTGCAAACGTAGAAATGGTTTGCTCAAGAAAGCTTACGAACTCTCTGTTCTTTGTGATGCTGAAGTCGCACTCATCGTCTTCTCTAGCCGTGGCCGTCTCTATGAGTACTCAAACAACAG TGTCAAAGGGACAATTGAGAGGTACAAGAAGGCTATATCGGATAATTCTAACACTGGATCGGTGGCAGAAATTAATGCACAG TACTATCAACAAGAATCGGCCAAGTTGCGTCAAAAGATTATCAGCATACAAAACTCGAACAG GAAATTAATGGGTGAGACGATAGGGTCAATGTCTCCCAAGGAACTTAAAAATTTGGAAGGCAGATTAGACAAAAGTGTCAACCGAATACGATCCAAAAAG AATGAACTCTTATTCGCCGAAATTGACTACATGCAGAAGAAA TTTGAGCAGGAAGTTGATTTGCATAACGATAACCAGCTTCTTCGTGCAAAG ATAGCTGAAAATGAGAGGAACAATCCAAGTATCCTGCCAAGTATGAATCTGATGCCAGGAGGATCTAACTACGAGCAGATTATGCGACCACCTCAAACGCACTCTCAGCCGTTTGATTCACGGAACTATTTCCAAGTCGCGGCATTGCAACCTAACAATCAACATTACTCATCCGCTGGTCGCCAAGACCAAACAGCTCTTCAGTTAGT GTAA